The Chanodichthys erythropterus isolate Z2021 chromosome 12, ASM2448905v1, whole genome shotgun sequence genome contains a region encoding:
- the pmm2 gene encoding phosphomannomutase 2 yields the protein MASSTVDPTTLCLFDVDGTLTAARQKATPDMHQFLTELRQRMRVGVVGGSDLDKIKEQLGDDVIDRVDYVFAENGLVAYRFGQLHSVQSIQAYLGEDILQDFINFCLNYLSKVKLPKKRGTFIEFRNGMLNVSPIGRSCSQQERIEFFELDKKEKIREKFVSVLKEEFAGKGLAFSIGGQISFDVFPEGWDKRYCLGIVEKDSYQSIHFFGDKTMPGGNDYEIFADPRTIGHEVKSPEDTQRICKELFFS from the exons ATGGCCAGTTCAACCGTGGACCCGACAACACTGTGTCTGTTTGATGTAGATGGGACTTTGACAGCAGCTCGCCAG AAAGCTACTCCTGACATGCATCAGTTCTTGACTGAACTGAGACAGCGTATGAGAGTCGGGGTGGTTGGAGGATCCGATTTGGACAAAATCAAAGAGCAGTTGGGTGATGATG TGATTGATAGAGTGGATTATGTGTTTGCTGAGAACGGTTTGGTAGCATATAGGTTTGGGCAGCTGCACTCTGTGCAG agtATTCAAGCATACCTGGGAGAGGACATTTTACAGGATTTCATCAATTTCTGCCTCAATTACCTTTCAAAGGTAAAACTACCCAAGAAGAG AGGTACATTTATTGAATTCCGTAATGGAATGCTGAATGTCTCCCCAATTGGTCGAAGCTGTAGCCAACAGGAAAGAATCGAATTCTTTGAACTTGATAag aaggAGAAAATCAGAGAAAAGTTTGTCTCCGTTTTAAAAGAAGAGTTTGCTGGGAAAGGACTAGCTTTCTCCATTG GTGGGCAGATCAGCTTTGATGTGTTTCCAGAGGGCTGGGATAAGCGCTACTGTCTGGGAATTGTGGAGAAAGACTCATACCAAAGCATCCATTTCTTTGGAGACAAAACAATGCCT GGAGGAAACGATTATGAAATCTTTGCGGACCCCAGGACAATCGGTCATGAGGTCAAGTCACCCGAGGACACACAACGGATCTGCAAGGAGCTCTTCTTCAGCTGA